A single genomic interval of Puntigrus tetrazona isolate hp1 chromosome 1, ASM1883169v1, whole genome shotgun sequence harbors:
- the LOC122350642 gene encoding sodium/potassium-transporting ATPase subunit alpha-1 has protein sequence MGLGTGNDKYKLAATSEDGAKKPKKGKRKQKDMDDLKKEVDLDDHKLTLDELHRKYGTDLTRGLSSSRAKEILARDGPNALTPPPTTPEWVKFCKQLFGGFSTLLWIGAILCFLAYGIQAASEDEPANDNLYLGIVLAAVVIITGCFSYYQEAKSSKIMESFKNLVPQQALVVRDGEKKSINAEEVVAGDLVEVKGGDRIPADLRIISAHGCKVDNSSLTGESEPQTRTPDFSNENPLETRNIAFFSTNCVEGTARGIVINTGDRTVMGRIATLASSLEGGKTPIAKEIEHFIHIITGVAVFLGVSFFILSLILGYGWLEAVIFLIGIIVANVPEGLLATVTVCLTLTAKRMAKKNCLVKNLEAVETLGSTSTICSDKTGTLTQNRMTVAHMWFDNQIHEADTTENQSGTSFDRSSPTWSGLARVAGLCNRAVFLADQSNVPILKRDTAGDASESALLKCIELCCGPVTEMREKYSKIAEIPFNSTNKYQLSIHKNPNSSESKHLLVMKGAPERILDRCSTILIQGKEQPLDDEMKDAFQNAYVELGGLGERVLGFCHFSLPDDQFPEGFAFDTDEVNFPTENLCFVGLMSMIDPPRAAVPDAVGKCRSAGIKVIMVTGDHPITAKAIAKGVGIISEGNETVEDIAARLNIPVGEVNPRDAKACVVHGGELKNMSEEELDDILKHHTEIVFARTSPQQKLIIVEGCQRQGAIVAVTGDGVNDSPALKKADIGVAMGIAGSDVSKQAADMILLDDNFASIVTGVEEGRLIFDNLKKSIAYTLTSNIPEISPFLLFIIANIPLPLGTVTILCIDLGTDMVPAISLAYESAESDIMKRQPRNAKTDKLVNERLISMAYGQIGMMQAVAGFFTYFVILAENGFLPSDLLGIRVNWDDKFLNDLEDSYGQQWTYERRKIVEFTCHTAFFASIVIVQWADLIICKTRRNSIIQQGMRNKILIFGLFEETALAAFLSYCPGMDIALRMYPLKPCWWFCAFPYSLLIFVYDEVRRYILRRSPGGWVEKETYY, from the exons ATGGGGCTTGGA ACGGGGAATGATAAGTACAAATTGGCTGCAACTTCAGAAGATGGAgccaaaaaaccaaaaaaagggaaaagaaagcAGAAGGACATGGACGATCTCAAAAAAGAAGTGGATCTG GATGACCATAAGTTGACTTTGGACGAGCTTCACCGCAAATATGGAACCGACCTAACTAGG GGCTTGTCTTCTTCCCGTGCAAAGGAGATCTTAGCCCGTGATGGGCCCAATGCCCTGACCCCACCTCCTACGACTCCAGAATGGGTCAAGTTCTGCAAACAGCTCTTCGGTGGGTTCTCAACACTGCTGTGGATCGGTGCAATCCTTTGTTTCCTGGCATATGGAATCCAAGCTGCCTCCGAAGACGAACCTGCAAATGACAAT CTGTACCTGGGAATTGTGCTTGCTGCTGTTGTCATAATAACAGGATGCTTCTCATACTACCAAGAGGCCAAGAGCTCTAAAATCATGGAATCTTTTAAGAACCTTGTACCTCAG CAAGCCCTGGTTGTGCGtgatggagagaaaaagagtaTCAATGCAGAGGAGGTAGTCGCCGGTGACCTTGTGGAGGTCAAAGGTGGAGACAGAATCCCAGCTGATCTTCGCATCATCTCTGCGCATGGATGCAAG GTGGACAACTCTTCACTCACTGGTGAATCTGAGCCCCAGACTCGTACTCCTGACTTCTCCAATGAAAATCCCCTGGAAACCAGAAACATTGCCTTCTTCTCTACTAACTGTGTTGAAG GTACTGCCAGAGGGATTGTCATTAACACTGGTGACCGTACTGTCATGGGTCGTATTGCCACTCTTGCCTCAAGTCTGGAAGGTGGAAAAACACCAATTGCTAAAGAGATTGAGCACTTCATCCACATCATCACTGGTGTAGCTGTCTTCCTGGGAGTCAGCTTCTTCATTCTTTCCCTGATTCTTGGATACGGGTGGTTGGAAGCTGTTATCTTCCTGATTGGTATCATTGTTGCAAATGTACCTGAAGGTCTTCTTGCCACTGTAACT GTGTGTCTAACTCTGACCGCCAAACGTATGGCGAAGAAAAACTGCCTGGTGAAGAATCTGGAAGCCGTGGAGACTCTTGGTTCAACCTCCACCATCTGCTCTGACAAGACTGGAACTTTGACCCAGAACCGAATGACCGTCGCTCACATGTGGTTTGACAACCAGATTCATGAAGCAGACACCACAGAGAACCAGAGTGGAACCTCCTTTGACAGGAGCTCTCCAACCTGGTCTGGTCTTGCACGTGTTGCTGGCTTGTGCAACCGTGCCGTCTTCCTTGCTGATCAAAGTAACGTGCCAATCCTTAAG CGAGACACAGCTGGCGATGCCTCAGAGTCTGCCCTTTTGAAGTGTATTGAGCTATGCTGTGGTCCAGTCACTGAAATGAGAGAGAAGTACTCAAAGATTGCTGAAATTCCTTTCAACTCCACCAACAAGTATCAg CTCTCAATCCACAAGAATCCAAACTCCTCAGAGTCTAAGcacctgctggtgatgaagggaGCCCCAGAGAGAATCTTGGATCGATGCTCTACTATTTTGATTCAAGGAAAAGAGCAGCCTTTGGACGATGAAATGAAAGATGCTTTCCAAAATGCCTACGTAGAACTTGGAGGTCTTGGAGAAAGAGTGCTGG GATTCTGCCACTTTAGCCTCCCTGATGACCAGTTTCCTGAGGGTTTTGCATTCGATACAGATGAAGTGAACTTTCCTACTGAGAACCTGTGTTTTGTTGGCCTCATGTCCATGATAGATCCTCCTCGTGCAGCTGTACCAGACGCTGTGGGCAAGTGCAGGAGCGCAGGAATCAAG GTTATCATGGTTACTGGAGACCATCCAATTACAGCTAAGGCTATTGCAAAGGGTGTTGGCATCATCTCTGAAGGCAATGAGACTGTGGAAGACATTGCTGCTCGTTTAAACATTCCTGTTGGAGAGGTCAATCCAAG GGATGCCAAGGCCTGTGTGGTCCATGGTGGAGAACTAAAGAATATGAGTGAAGAAGAGTTGGATGATATCCTCAAACACCATACAGAAATTGTGTTTGCCAGAACTTCTCCACAACAAAAGCTAATCATTGTGGAAGGTTGTCAGAGACAG GGTGCCATTGTAGCCGTAACCGGTGATGGTGTCAATGATTCTCCTGCTCTGAAGAAGGCTGATATTGGTGTGGCTATGGGTATCGCTGGGTCTGATGTATCTAAACAAGCTGCTGACATGATCCTTCTGGACGACAACTTTGCCTCAATTGTCACTGGAGTAGAAGAAG GACGTCTGATCTTTGATAACTTGAAGAAGTCCATTGCCTACACACTGACCAGCAACATCCCTGAGATCTCACCTTTCCTCTTGTTCATCATTGCTAATATTCCTCTACCTTTGGGCACAGTCACAATTCTCTGTATTGACCTGGGCACTGACATG GTTCCTGCTATCTCATTGGCCTACGAAAGTGCTGAAAGTGACATCATGAAGAGACAACCCAGAAATGCTAAAACAGATAAACTGGTGAACGAGAGGCTCATCAGTATGGCCTACGGTCAAATTG GCATGATGCAAGCAGTTGCAGGGTTCTTTACCTACTTTGTAATTCTTGCCGAGAACGGATTCCTGCCCTCCGATTTATTAGGAATTAGAGTCAACTGGGACGATAAGTTTCTCAATGACTTGGAAGATAGCTATGGCCAACAATGG ACGTATGAGCGCAGAAAAATTGTGGAGTTCACATGCCACACAGCCTTCTTCGCCAGTATTGTGATTGTGCAGTGGGCAGATCTGATCATCTGCAAGACCAGGAGGAATTCCATCATACAGCAGGGAATGAG AAACAAAATCCTCATCTTTGGCCTGTTTGAAGAAACTGCTCTGGCGGCTTTCTTGTCCTACTGCCCAGGCATGGACATAGCTTTGAGAATGTATCCTCTCAA ACCATGTTGGTGGTTCTGTGCCTTCCCATATTCGCTGCTCATCTTCGTCTATGATGAAGTTAGAAGATACATCCTTAGGCGGAGCCCAGGAG GCTGGGTGGAAAAAGAAACATACTACTGA